In Candidatus Zixiibacteriota bacterium, the DNA window ATGTCTATAATGAGAAACGATTGCATTCCTCTCTGGGCTATCGACCACCCAACGAGTTCGAGGCCCTACTGAGGAACGAAAAAGTGAACCGCCAAACCGTCCTACCCTAACCTGTCCAACAAAAGGGGTTCACTCCAATTCTATACTTATTAATGCAGGTAATTATACTGGCCCGGGAAACAGAAATATTAATCCGCAGGGTAAATCAATTGTGATAAAATCAATTAGTGGACCTGATAGCACGATAATTCTGGTCGACAGCGTGGAATGGGATAATACCGGTTTTAATGTAATAAATGGCGAGGATAGCACTACAACCATTATAGGCTTTACTATCAAGCCTCTAAAAGATCAAGCATGGCAGGGGGCTATGCATGGGGGGGCTATAAATTGTATCAATTCCTCACCAACCATAATTGGATGTGTCATAAAGGATCATTGGGGCATCAATGCTGGTTGCGTATACTTGATTAACTCAAATGCTCATATGGTCAATTGCCTATTTAGAGATAATTGGGTAGGCTGCGGTGCATGTAAGGCGTCTTCACTATTGTCATCGTCGCTGGCGCCCCGTACGTTTGTCGGTAATGGTGGTGCAGTATACACAATGAATTCAAATATAACATTTACCGGATGTTCATTTCATCATAATTATTCTGACAAGGGAGATGGAGGAGCAATAGCTGTTTATAGTACCAGTATAACGTTAATTGGATGCGATTTTACCGACAATGCTGCATTTATTGAAGAAGGTTCTGAAGGGCATGGTGGCGCAATTGCGATCTATACTGGTACACTGACTGCTGACAATTGTGCTTTTGTTTCAAATAGTGGATCTAATGGTGGTGCATGCTACTTATCTAATGTTACTCAAAGCACCATTGACTATTGCTTATTCTCCCAAAATTCGGTATTTGTCGATTATGGTGGGGGTGGTGGTGCGATGTGCAGTGAAAATAGCATTTGTACAATGCGGAATAATACTTTTGCGGGTAATTTTGCCGACGGCATGGAAGGACCATTACCAGGATCTGCATTTTATATAGGCGGTGGCTATATTGAGGCCCAGAATTGCATAATAGCCTACAATGGCACTGCTCTGCCAATAGTCTGCGGACCAGAGACGATATTATTTGGTTGTTCAAATATTTGGTCCAGTGGTGTCAGCGGCTGGCCGGGAGGTATAAGTAGCCAACTGGGTATTAATGGCAATATTTCAGCAGATCCTCTATTCTGTGCTACACAGAATCAAGACTTTCATTTAAGCATAAGTTCTTCTTGTGCACCGGCTAATAATAGCTGCGGGCAGCTTATTGGCGCCTTTGATGTCGCATGCGGGCCTTATATCAGCAGTTTCGGGATGCAAGGTGAGAATATTATGCATGTTAAGTCAAACACTCCGCAGATCTACTGGTCTTACCATGATCTTGGCGCGATTCCGCAAGACAGCTTTCTTATTGCGGTCGGAACAGATTCAGACTGGGCCTTTGCCGAGATGTGGAATCCGGCGCCGGTCGCCTCCGCCGATACCTTTGTCACCTATGCCGGTGCGCCGCTTGTTGACGGGGCTACTTATTATCTCCGGCTCCGGGTGCATAACGGAGTCGTCTGGTCAAACTGGTATCAGATCTCGTTCCGAATGAATTCGGTTCCGTCCGTGCCGGTGCTGGCGTCGCCGGATAGCGGGGCGGTTGTCAACACCGCCACACCAACGCTTTATGTTCACAACGCCACCGATGCCGAAAACGACACGCTCGTCTATGAATTTTCCATTACCAATCATAGTATGTGGGGGCCGCCCCAAACAACCACCGGCACCAATATCCCCTCGGGCGTCGATTCGACCGGCTGGATCGTTTCCTCGCCCCTCAATGAAAACTGGCAGTATATCTGGCAGGCGCGCTGTTTCGATGGATACGAATATTCGGACTGGACCCCCTATGGTGAACGCAGAAACTTATATGTCAACGCGGTCGAGGAATCTCCCTGGCCGTTTGAGCTGGTCAAGCCGCCCGATACGGCCGGAAATATTATATTCAACATGCTCCCTTATTTCTTCTGGGGGATTTCCATCGATCCCGATCCGCTCGATTCGGTGCGCTATACGTTGTACCTTGCGCTCGACAGCAATTTCCAGTTTGTTAAGACGATTGAGATTCCCGAAAACCAATATACCCCGACCGATAGTCTCTTTTTCGGCACCAGATACTGGTGGAAAGTGAAAGCGACCGATAAGACCGGACGTTTCACCTATTCTACCGATATCCATAATTTCCGCACCTGGAAACTGGGTGATGCCAACGGCGACTGGCTGGTCAATATCCAGGATATAACCTTTATCATAAACTTCCTATATAATGACGGCGCAGAACCGAAACCGAAGTTTGTGGCTGATATCAACGGCACTTGTCTGGTGAATATCCAGGATATTACTTATTTGATAAATTACCTGTACAAAGGCGGCCCCGCGCCGAAGATTGGGTGCATGTAAAGTTTTGTAGGTCAGGTCTCTTGCAGACCTGACACGGTAATGTCAGGAGCGTAAAGCTCCTGACCTACCTAAACATATTCTACTATCTTGGTCTTCTCGGCCGCAGTATTTCTTATGTCAGGACCGCAATCCGGCAACGCTCGGACTATTTGCCAAAAGTCCAACCGACCGTAAACTTTGCGTCGGGGGCGTCAGCCAGCCCAAGCTTGGCCTCAATGAAAAAATATCCCGAATTTCTGCCGGATAATCCTTTCATGATCCCGCCCTCGATATAGAGACCGAATTCAGTATTGCTGCCGCCGTGCTTGGCGGAATAAAAAATCGGCCCGGCACTGCCGCCGAGATAGGGCGTCCAGACGCCCCAGTCGGAGCGGAAGCGATAATCAAGTTCAAAGGACGGTGCAATCGTAGTCAGATTGTCGCCAAAACCTATTTCCAGATTTGGAACCATCATCAAATTTGTGGCAATCTCTCCGAAGTCTATATGACCCCCAAAATGAATCTGGTCGGGATTAACCGTAAAGCCGACTCTTGGCCCTACACCGTAGAAACCGGCGGAACGTGTGCCGGCAGTCGCCGTCAGGGCGAATAGCAGGATTATGATCAATGACGTGATGATTTTTCTCATTTCCTGTTCCTTTCGGTTTGAGTTTTTCCTTCGGCCACCTGTGGCGGCCGATATCAATTAATATATCAGCACTTATCAACAAATCAAATTCATTCTTCTAACATGGAGTAAGTTTACTTAAATAAAGTCAGCCGGGTAGTTCGAGGTCCTTGCGCCTGTCCCGACCCCTTGGTCGGGGTTTGACACTTATCTTTATTCACATCCTGTTTCTCCCCTCAAAATCCATATCAGACCGATGCTGATCCGTGCCCTGCAACCCTTTATAGAAAGTTTTGTAAGTCAATTTTGACCTACAATCTGACCTAAATCAAAACCCCCATTCCGGGGTCGGAACGGGGGTTGAAATGCTTTTATCGTTGGATTTGCCGGCCGTTACCGCATACTCACAATATAGTCAAGGGGATTGATTTGCCGGTTATCTCTTAGAACCTCATAATGAAGATGCGGCCCGGTGGAATAGCCGGTGGAGCCAATATAACCGATCAAAGTGCCCCGCTTGACAGTCTGACCGACAAAAACCTTCATCTTGCTCATATGACCATACCTGGTTGTAAACCCGTATCCATGATCGAGTACCACCAGGTTGCCCAGTCCGCCATTGTCATGAGCGGCAAATTCGACTGCGCCATCAGCCGTGGCATAGATCGGGGTGCCGGTTCGGTTGGCAATATCTATGCCGCCGTGGAACTGCTGGTTGCCGGTGAAGGGATCATATTTCATCCCAAAGCCACGGCTCTGGGAGCCATGAGTTGGGGCTATCGAGGGAGTATGATCGAGAAGTGATTTCTTGGCCGTCATTGATTTATATACTTCCTCGTACTTCTCCTTTTCAAACCGGGCCAGCCTCAGCAAAGCCTCAACGGCCGATTCGGCCGATGTGGCCAGTTGCATGGCATTGGAAACAGTTCTGAAAGCGGCATTTTCCGGTCCGCCTATCCCAAGCTCCCGCTCATCAGTGCCAACCTCGGGTAGATTGAAAATATTCCGGATAGCCACCTCTTTCTGAACCAGCCCGTCATAAATATTTGTTATCTCCGAAACCTGACCTCGTAACTCCTGATATTTTCTGGAGAGATAATTATTCTCCGACTGCAGCTTCTTTATTTCAAAAGCTGAAACCTGCGACTTCACAAAGGAGGTGGTGAGGAGGATGTTGGCGATGAAAAGGAAAGCGGCGATAATTGCGCAACCCAATAGAAACCGATAGGAAACCTGGAAATGGCGCAACTTATCCCGGCTGCCGGCGATTAACATAAATGAAAGCTTTTTGTTTA includes these proteins:
- a CDS encoding dockerin type I repeat-containing protein; the encoded protein is MHVKSNTPQIYWSYHDLGAIPQDSFLIAVGTDSDWAFAEMWNPAPVASADTFVTYAGAPLVDGATYYLRLRVHNGVVWSNWYQISFRMNSVPSVPVLASPDSGAVVNTATPTLYVHNATDAENDTLVYEFSITNHSMWGPPQTTTGTNIPSGVDSTGWIVSSPLNENWQYIWQARCFDGYEYSDWTPYGERRNLYVNAVEESPWPFELVKPPDTAGNIIFNMLPYFFWGISIDPDPLDSVRYTLYLALDSNFQFVKTIEIPENQYTPTDSLFFGTRYWWKVKATDKTGRFTYSTDIHNFRTWKLGDANGDWLVNIQDITFIINFLYNDGAEPKPKFVADINGTCLVNIQDITYLINYLYKGGPAPKIGCM
- a CDS encoding M23 family metallopeptidase encodes the protein MLNKKLSFMLIAGSRDKLRHFQVSYRFLLGCAIIAAFLFIANILLTTSFVKSQVSAFEIKKLQSENNYLSRKYQELRGQVSEITNIYDGLVQKEVAIRNIFNLPEVGTDERELGIGGPENAAFRTVSNAMQLATSAESAVEALLRLARFEKEKYEEVYKSMTAKKSLLDHTPSIAPTHGSQSRGFGMKYDPFTGNQQFHGGIDIANRTGTPIYATADGAVEFAAHDNGGLGNLVVLDHGYGFTTRYGHMSKMKVFVGQTVKRGTLIGYIGSTGYSTGPHLHYEVLRDNRQINPLDYIVSMR